CTGTCCGGCAGCGATCTGATCGTTCTGTACCTTCAACTGGTTAATCACATCAACCGGCGTCAGTTTATATTTGTTTAGCAGATCGGCGTCCAACCAGATACGCATCGCATACTGTGCGCCGAAAAGCTGTACGTCACCGACGCCATTCAGACGGCTAAGCGTATCTTTAACGTTAGAGGCCACATAGTCCGAGATATCGTCCTGTGTGGTGCCTGGGTTATCAGAGACAAAGCCCGCCACCATCAAATAGCTGCTACTGGACTTTTCAACACTGATCCCCTGCTGCTGAACCTCTTGCGGCAGCAACGGCGTGGCGAGCTGGAGTTTGTTCTGTACCTGCACTTGCGCGATATCAGGATCGGTCCCGGACTGAAAGGTAAGGGTAATTGTCACGCTACCGGCGGAATCGCTGGTGGAGGACATATACATCAGGTTATCGATACCATTCATATTCTGTTCGATAACCTGCGTCACCGTATCCTGCACGGTCTGCGCATCAGCGCCCGGATAGTTTGCCGAAACAGAAACCGCAGGCGGCGCAATGGTCGGGTACTGGGCGACGGGCAATTGTAGGATCGCCAGTGCGCCCGCCATCATCAGAATAATGGCCAGCACCCATGCAAATATCGGTCGTCGAATAAAAAAGTTTGCCATGTCAGATTGCCTTACTTCGATGCAGTATCTGCGGGGGTATCGGTAGTGGCTTTAACCTGCTCTCCCGGACGCGCTTTTTGCAGGCCGCTGACAATGACTTGATCGCCAGATTTCAGCCCTTCGCTAATCAACCATTTATCGCCAATCGCCTGGCTGGCAACGACAGGGCGCGCTTCAACCTGACTTTTATCGTTAACAATCAGCACGGTTGCATCACCACGCGGTGTGCGGCTAACGCCTTGTTGCGGGATAAGAATGGCATCAGGTTGGACGCCTTCATCAATCCGTGCGCGCACAAACATACCAGGTAAAAGCGTATGTTGCGGGTTAGGGAAGACGGCACGTAGGGTTATGGAGCCGGTGCTTTCATCAACGGTAACATCGGAGAATTGCAGCGTACCTTTCAGGGGATAGGTTTGACCGTTCTCCATGACCAACTCTACGTTGCTGGTGGCGTTCTCCTTATGCAAATTTCCTTGCTCTACGGATTGCTTCAGCCTCATAAAATCGTTGCTGGATTGGGTCACATCAACGTAGATAGGATCGAGCTGCTGGACAGTCGCCAGTTCGGTCGTTTGCCCATTAGTGACAAGAGCGCCTTCGGTCACAGTCGATTTGCCGATACGTCCACTAATTGGCGCAGTCACTTTGGTATAAGCGAGATTGATGCGAGCGCTTTCGACCGTTGCTTTTGCGGCAATCACGGCGGCATCGGCCTGGCGAGCATCAGCAATGGCCTGGTCGTACTCCTGCTGACTGATGTATTTCGTACCCACGAGCGGAACGTAACGTTTTACCGTCAAATGCGCGATGGCGGCGGCGGCTTCACTTTTCGCCAGTTCGCCTTTCGCGCTGTCATAACTTGCCTGATAGGTCGCGGGATCGATCTGGTACAGAGACTGGCCTGCTTGCACATCGCTGCCTTCAGTGAAATTGCGACTCAGTACGATCCCGCTAACCTGTGGGCGAACTTCGGCTATACGGTAAGCATTGGTGCGGCCTGGTAATTCAGTCTTAACTTCTAACGGGGCCGTTTTCACAATATGAACGGTAACCTGCGGTTCACCGACGTGAGCTTTCTCTTCTCCCTTATCGTTACAACCGGCGATTAAAGCCGCGGAGATCAGAATAAAGGAGGGCAGGAGGAAAAACCTGGCATGTTTCGTCATTACTATTCCTCAAAAAACCAAAAGCGCGTTATTTACCCAAAAAGGCAACGCGTTAACTCGCAGAAAGAAAAATACAGTTCGCTATCCTACAAATTATCATTCGTCGATGTAAGGAATAGTTATGAATACTGGCGTCTCAAGGCACATAAACACAAAAAAAGATTAATATTTTACTGTTTTATTTTGACGCGGGTTGAAAGAGGTAGAATCAAATCCTCGCAAATTGAAATATATATTGATAGAGTGAATGTATTTTAGGTAAATGATAAACGTTATTTATTTGACGATTTATAGCAACTCAATATTAGCCTCTCGTATAAATATACATTAGGTGATAGATTAACCTTCGCTATTTTCTCATCCTGTGTCGAATATATTTATTTCCTGAATAATTAATCATGGCAAAAAGAACCAAAGCTGAAGCCCTGAAGACCCGGCAAGAACTGATTGAAACTGCCATCGCCCAGTTTGCGCAGCATGGCGTAAGCAAGACGACGCTCAACGACATTGCCGACGCCGCTAACGTTACGCGTGGCGCTATCTACTGGCACTTCGAGAACAAGACCCAACTGTTTAATGAGATGTGGTTGCAACAGCCTTCATTGCGGGAGTTAATCCAGGATCACTTGACAGCTGGGTTAGAGCATGACCCGTTTCAGCAATTGCGTGAAAAATTGATTGTTGGCTTGCAATATATTGCCAAAATTCCCCGCCAGCAGGCGTTGCTGAAAATCTTATATCACAAATGTGAATTTAATGATGAGATGCTGGCAGAGGGAGTGATACGCGAAAAGATGGGCTTTAATCCGCAGACTCTCCGCGAAGTATTGCAGGCATGTCAGAAACAAGGTTGTATAGCAAATAATCTCGATTTAGATGTTGTGATGATTATTATTGATGGTGCCTTCAGCGGAATTGTTCAAAACTGGTTAATGAATATGGCGGGTTATGATCTTAATAAACAAGCACCCGCACTGGTCGATAACGTATTAAGAATGTTCATGCCAGATGAAAACATAACGAAATTAATTCATCAAACGAATGAATTAAGTGTCATATAAATTCACATTCTGTCCTGAAAATTCAGTTCGTCACAGTTAACCAGTTTTAGTGGATTAACTGAGTTCATATTGCGGCATTTGTCTGTTTCTGTTGCCAGCAGTTCAATCCACTGCATCAGTAAAGTATCAAACAGAAAAACGAAGACAGCGAAAACGACGAGCCACCAATACTTGCGAATCATTACCTGAGCCTGTGCATGTTTAACCAAGTCTGGCAGGAAATATACACGAAATGAATAATCTGAAAACCAGGCTTACACTTCCTTTACTTTGCAATGAGATCGGGGTCAACTTCGCTTAACCGGCTTCGTTTTGACAGGTTGCCGGTCTTTCTTTTTTTCACTTTCGCCAGTTCTTCCGCAGAGTAATGCGACGCGACATCCAGCCGTCGAAGCCCCATTTTGATGTACTCGCTGTTGATCTCAATACCAATGAATTTTCGCCCGCTGGCGGCGGCTACGGCACCGGTAGTAAAGCTACCGGCAAACGGGTCGAGAACGATATCGCCTGGGTTGGAAGAGGCGAGAATAATGCGTTTCAGTAAGGCTTCCGGTTTTTGCGTCGGGTGATTCTCATATTCATCCATCAAATAACGCACGCGCGGAAAATCCCAGACGTTACCCGGTACTTTTTGATGATTGTAAGGCTGTGGAGGATTTTTGCGATAATCGATCAACGCGCGCTGCGATCCGGTTTTGGCTTCTACCAGAATAGCATCACCGTTGAACGTGTAGTTCTTTGCGTCTTTCACCATCATCAGGATGGGTTCGTACATGGAGCCGTAGTGTTTTTTCGCCTGCACTCCAGAACTGTCATATGACCAGACGATGCGACTTTTGATGGTAAAAAACTTG
The nucleotide sequence above comes from Escherichia coli. Encoded proteins:
- the acrE gene encoding multidrug efflux RND transporter periplasmic adaptor subunit AcrE → MTKHARFFLLPSFILISAALIAGCNDKGEEKAHVGEPQVTVHIVKTAPLEVKTELPGRTNAYRIAEVRPQVSGIVLSRNFTEGSDVQAGQSLYQIDPATYQASYDSAKGELAKSEAAAAIAHLTVKRYVPLVGTKYISQQEYDQAIADARQADAAVIAAKATVESARINLAYTKVTAPISGRIGKSTVTEGALVTNGQTTELATVQQLDPIYVDVTQSSNDFMRLKQSVEQGNLHKENATSNVELVMENGQTYPLKGTLQFSDVTVDESTGSITLRAVFPNPQHTLLPGMFVRARIDEGVQPDAILIPQQGVSRTPRGDATVLIVNDKSQVEARPVVASQAIGDKWLISEGLKSGDQVIVSGLQKARPGEQVKATTDTPADTASK
- the acrS gene encoding multidrug efflux transporter transcriptional repressor AcrS; its protein translation is MAKRTKAEALKTRQELIETAIAQFAQHGVSKTTLNDIADAANVTRGAIYWHFENKTQLFNEMWLQQPSLRELIQDHLTAGLEHDPFQQLREKLIVGLQYIAKIPRQQALLKILYHKCEFNDEMLAEGVIREKMGFNPQTLREVLQACQKQGCIANNLDLDVVMIIIDGAFSGIVQNWLMNMAGYDLNKQAPALVDNVLRMFMPDENITKLIHQTNELSVI
- the yhdU gene encoding DUF2556 family protein, translated to MIRKYWWLVVFAVFVFLFDTLLMQWIELLATETDKCRNMNSVNPLKLVNCDELNFQDRM
- the yhdJ gene encoding adenine-specific DNA-methyltransferase; translation: MRTGCEPTRFGNEAKTIIQGDALTELKKIPAESVDLIFADPPYNIGKNFDGLIEAWKEDLFIDWLFEVIAECHRVLKKQGSMYIMNSTENMPFIDLQCRKFFTIKSRIVWSYDSSGVQAKKHYGSMYEPILMMVKDAKNYTFNGDAILVEAKTGSQRALIDYRKNPPQPYNHQKVPGNVWDFPRVRYLMDEYENHPTQKPEALLKRIILASSNPGDIVLDPFAGSFTTGAVAAASGRKFIGIEINSEYIKMGLRRLDVASHYSAEELAKVKKRKTGNLSKRSRLSEVDPDLIAK